A region from the Gemmatimonadota bacterium genome encodes:
- the guaB gene encoding IMP dehydrogenase: MADGSGQRARIATEALTFDDVLLVPGHALVHPKDTDLSSLVTREIALKIPLLSAAMDTVTESKMAIQMAREGGIGIIHKNMPPEQQAAEVDRVKRSESGMILNPITLMRDATLQDAHELMARFSISGVPIVEKGGRLVGIITNRDLQFETDLGRSIQDVMTRKDLVTVPVGTTLDQAQAILHEHRIEKLPVVDEAGHLKGLITVKDIFKRRQYPDACKDEHGRLRVGAAVGASKADLERAALLVDAGADLIVVDTAHGHSQGVLEAVSRVRERFPDTQLVGGNVGTVEGAQALIERGVDAVKVGVGPGSICTTRVVTGVGLPQLTAIMDVVDGVEGSVPIIADGGIRYSGDIVKALAAGARSVMMGSMFAGTDESPGESFLLEGRRFKTVRGMGSLSAMEEGSADRYFQEGEGSAAKLVPEGIEARVPYKGPVSDTIYQLVGGLRSGMGYCGAASLEELRTARFNRITAGGLRESHPHDVTITREAPNYHM; encoded by the coding sequence ATGGCTGACGGATCGGGCCAGCGAGCCCGGATCGCAACGGAAGCGCTGACGTTCGACGATGTTCTCCTGGTCCCGGGGCACGCTCTCGTGCATCCCAAGGACACCGACCTGTCCTCGCTGGTGACTCGGGAAATCGCCCTCAAGATCCCGCTGCTCTCTGCCGCGATGGACACGGTCACGGAATCCAAGATGGCGATCCAGATGGCGCGAGAAGGCGGCATCGGGATCATCCACAAGAACATGCCGCCAGAGCAGCAGGCGGCGGAAGTCGACCGGGTGAAGCGTTCGGAGAGTGGGATGATCCTGAATCCGATCACGCTCATGCGCGATGCGACTCTTCAGGACGCCCACGAACTCATGGCGCGCTTCTCGATCAGTGGTGTGCCGATCGTGGAGAAAGGAGGTCGGCTCGTCGGGATCATCACCAACCGTGACCTTCAGTTCGAGACCGACCTGGGCAGGTCGATCCAGGATGTGATGACGCGCAAGGATCTCGTGACCGTCCCAGTGGGGACGACGCTCGACCAGGCTCAGGCGATCCTGCACGAGCATCGCATCGAGAAGCTCCCGGTGGTCGACGAGGCGGGGCACCTGAAGGGCCTCATCACCGTCAAGGATATCTTCAAGCGCCGGCAGTATCCGGACGCCTGCAAGGACGAGCACGGCCGCCTACGGGTGGGCGCGGCCGTCGGCGCCTCGAAGGCTGACCTGGAGCGCGCCGCCCTGCTTGTCGATGCGGGCGCCGACCTCATCGTGGTCGATACGGCTCATGGACACTCCCAGGGCGTCCTGGAGGCCGTGTCTCGCGTCCGCGAGCGCTTCCCCGACACTCAGCTCGTGGGCGGAAACGTCGGGACTGTGGAGGGTGCTCAGGCCTTGATCGAGCGAGGCGTCGACGCCGTGAAGGTGGGCGTCGGTCCCGGCTCGATCTGCACCACGCGCGTAGTGACCGGCGTAGGTCTTCCGCAGCTCACCGCGATCATGGACGTGGTAGACGGCGTGGAGGGATCGGTACCGATCATCGCGGACGGGGGGATCCGGTACTCGGGCGACATCGTGAAAGCGCTGGCGGCCGGGGCACGTTCGGTGATGATGGGCTCGATGTTCGCCGGCACGGACGAGTCGCCGGGGGAGAGCTTTTTGCTCGAGGGTCGCCGCTTCAAGACGGTGCGGGGGATGGGCTCGCTGTCCGCGATGGAAGAGGGCTCCGCGGACCGCTACTTCCAGGAGGGCGAAGGCAGCGCGGCCAAGCTGGTCCCCGAGGGCATCGAGGCACGGGTACCGTACAAGGGGCCCGTCTCGGACACGATCTACCAGCTCGTCGGCGGCCTCCGCAGCGGGATGGGATACTGCGGAGCCGCGTCGCTGGAAGAGTTGCGAACGGCTCGCTTCAACCGCATCACCGCGGGCGGCCTACGTGAGTCACATCCCCACGACGTGACGATCACGCGGGAAGCGCCGAACTACCACATGTAG
- the dacB gene encoding D-alanyl-D-alanine carboxypeptidase/D-alanyl-D-alanine-endopeptidase, which produces MRSLHLRLLLGGLLVAALTATQRSEAQEVSRLRSDLTEALETYRWPDVQWGVLVVSLDQGDTLFSVEPNAALVPASNLKLLTTAAALRRLGADFRFQTYLLTDGVVSHGVLHGDLVLYGTGDPGISDRFFSQKDEVFQLLVDQLEQLGITSVTGRLIADASHLPGPLRPTGWDPADLNDHFAGAVSALSYNENVVSFRVVAGARSGVRPEVHTVPDHAGLDVVNNALTVAGRASPRLAILRENPLDPIRIEGRVTRGARDVWRQMTVSSPPHFAASALRAVLVERGIRVQGGIHVVETPANSIVGRVTAPRTQGRNRTRILAKHVSAPLRVYLAVVNKRSNNLYAELLFRTVGRIVEGRGSPAASARAVLDAVAELGVPIADLVLLDGSGLSAGSRVTAGAFVALIAGMAETEQWPVYWASLPVAGQRRELGRMYRTAAAGNLRAKTGTIEGVSALTGMVRSRDQERLAFSILSNGTPSTTRAKRVENIIGARLAQFARAPGRAPLVTVAEAAPATGENGDEGDDGRYRVRRGESLSVIAQRHGLTLDAMLRANPRVEPNRIFAGQWLTIPQPGGGG; this is translated from the coding sequence GTGAGGTCACTGCACCTGCGCCTGCTGTTGGGAGGACTTCTCGTCGCCGCTCTCACGGCCACGCAGCGCTCCGAGGCGCAGGAAGTCTCTCGACTCCGGTCGGACCTCACCGAGGCGCTGGAGACGTACCGCTGGCCGGACGTGCAGTGGGGTGTGCTCGTGGTCTCCCTGGACCAGGGCGACACGCTCTTCTCGGTCGAGCCGAATGCGGCGCTCGTGCCAGCCTCCAACCTGAAACTGCTCACCACGGCCGCGGCGCTCCGACGGCTAGGCGCTGACTTCCGCTTCCAGACCTATCTGTTGACGGACGGCGTCGTGAGCCACGGGGTGCTGCACGGTGACCTGGTACTCTACGGGACCGGCGACCCGGGCATCTCCGACCGCTTCTTCTCCCAGAAGGACGAGGTCTTCCAGTTGCTGGTCGATCAGCTCGAGCAACTCGGTATCACGTCCGTCACCGGTCGGCTGATAGCGGACGCGTCGCATCTGCCGGGTCCGCTGCGTCCGACCGGATGGGATCCGGCCGACCTGAACGATCACTTTGCGGGCGCCGTCTCAGCGCTCTCGTACAACGAGAACGTCGTGTCGTTCAGGGTCGTTGCCGGCGCCCGGAGCGGGGTGCGACCCGAGGTCCACACCGTGCCGGACCACGCCGGCCTAGACGTCGTGAACAACGCGCTGACCGTGGCAGGTCGGGCGAGCCCGCGGCTCGCCATTCTGCGCGAAAACCCGCTTGATCCCATCAGGATCGAGGGTCGTGTCACGCGCGGGGCTCGAGACGTTTGGCGTCAGATGACGGTGTCCTCCCCACCGCACTTCGCGGCATCAGCGCTGCGAGCCGTGCTCGTGGAGCGCGGAATCCGAGTCCAAGGGGGAATCCATGTCGTGGAGACGCCCGCCAACTCGATCGTCGGGCGTGTCACGGCCCCGAGGACGCAGGGTCGCAACCGAACCCGGATCCTCGCTAAGCACGTCTCCGCGCCCCTGCGCGTGTACCTCGCCGTAGTCAACAAGAGAAGCAACAACCTGTACGCTGAACTGCTCTTCCGCACCGTGGGCCGTATCGTCGAGGGTCGCGGCAGTCCGGCGGCGAGCGCCAGAGCCGTCCTCGATGCTGTCGCTGAGCTCGGGGTTCCGATCGCGGATCTGGTGCTCCTGGACGGATCTGGACTCTCAGCCGGGAGTCGCGTAACGGCTGGTGCGTTCGTGGCCCTCATCGCGGGAATGGCCGAGACCGAGCAGTGGCCGGTGTATTGGGCGTCGCTTCCGGTCGCCGGGCAACGGAGGGAGCTCGGCCGCATGTACCGCACGGCAGCCGCCGGCAATCTGCGTGCGAAGACAGGCACGATCGAGGGTGTGTCGGCGCTCACTGGCATGGTACGATCCCGAGATCAGGAACGTCTCGCGTTCTCGATTCTCTCCAACGGGACACCCTCGACCACGCGGGCAAAGCGTGTCGAGAACATCATCGGCGCCCGCCTCGCCCAATTCGCACGAGCGCCGGGCCGGGCTCCCCTCGTCACCGTCGCTGAAGCGGCGCCTGCCACAGGGGAGAACGGGGACGAAGGGGACGACGGCAGATACCGGGTACGTCGCGGCGAGAGCCTCAGCGTGATCGCCCAACGCCACGGGCTCACGCTCGACGCGATGCTTCGAGCCAACCCCCGTGTGGAGCCAAACCGCATTTTTGCCGGGCAATGGCTCACGATTCCTCAACCTGGCGGGGGTGGCTAG
- a CDS encoding aminotransferase class V-fold PLP-dependent enzyme → MTETIARVRAREYARPSEGVFFNCASWGLVPDSSAQESAELTLRRNRTHGFEERELGAAQRRCRSALAELIGASTNEIALVPNTTFGMSLAAALAGSGPPGDVVVSAGEFPANVLPWKSLERLGFRIVVVPCGSDAWPDESALLAAVARQGVRALSVSMVQFASGYRADLARLGAACKAHDVLFCVDAIQGLGAAPFRVHDVHADIVSAGGQKWLCAPWGSGFAWIREELLGRFEPPIASWLALQGSPEVLDTREYRQEWRRNARKFEPATLGVQDYLGLARSVEILLEMGVESIRDHIFRVQEPLIEWALARSDVRLWTPSEPAKRAGIISFFPGDTSAVAAALRRERVVFSVRDGAIRFAPHFYNTVEEMEQVVEILEGC, encoded by the coding sequence GTGACCGAAACCATCGCGCGGGTCCGCGCCCGCGAGTACGCCCGGCCATCCGAGGGGGTCTTCTTCAACTGCGCGAGCTGGGGATTGGTCCCGGACTCCTCGGCGCAGGAGTCGGCCGAGCTCACGCTCCGTCGGAATCGCACGCATGGCTTCGAGGAGCGGGAACTGGGTGCCGCTCAGCGCCGGTGCCGGTCAGCGCTCGCCGAACTGATCGGCGCGTCAACGAATGAGATCGCGCTCGTACCGAACACTACGTTTGGCATGAGCCTGGCAGCCGCGTTGGCGGGAAGCGGACCACCGGGCGATGTCGTAGTCAGCGCTGGTGAGTTTCCCGCCAACGTACTGCCGTGGAAGTCGCTGGAGCGGCTCGGCTTCCGCATCGTCGTAGTGCCTTGTGGCTCAGATGCTTGGCCGGACGAATCCGCGCTTCTCGCTGCCGTAGCGCGGCAGGGAGTCCGGGCTCTTTCGGTATCGATGGTGCAGTTCGCGTCCGGGTATCGAGCAGACCTGGCCCGCCTCGGAGCCGCTTGCAAGGCACACGATGTGCTGTTCTGCGTCGATGCGATTCAGGGCCTCGGTGCGGCACCGTTTCGGGTTCATGACGTTCACGCAGACATCGTCTCGGCGGGTGGCCAGAAGTGGCTGTGCGCTCCGTGGGGCTCAGGCTTTGCATGGATCCGCGAGGAGCTGCTGGGTCGCTTCGAGCCTCCCATCGCCTCCTGGCTGGCGCTGCAGGGATCCCCGGAGGTCTTGGACACGCGGGAGTACCGACAGGAGTGGCGAAGGAACGCCCGCAAGTTCGAGCCGGCCACCCTGGGCGTCCAGGACTACCTCGGGCTCGCCCGGTCGGTTGAGATTCTGCTCGAGATGGGGGTCGAGTCCATACGTGACCACATCTTCCGCGTGCAAGAGCCGTTGATCGAGTGGGCTTTGGCGAGATCCGACGTGCGCCTGTGGACGCCTTCGGAGCCAGCGAAGCGCGCCGGCATCATCTCCTTCTTCCCCGGGGACACCAGCGCGGTCGCCGCCGCCCTGCGACGGGAGCGGGTCGTATTCTCCGTGCGCGACGGCGCGATTCGCTTCGCGCCGCACTTCTACAACACGGTCGAAGAGATGGAGCAAGTCGTGGAGATCCTAGAAGGCTGTTGA
- the acs gene encoding acetate--CoA ligase has translation MSNDSGALDALLTEDRRFPPTEEFVARAVVRDGEIYERAASDREAYWASWAEQLDWFEPWHTVLEWTPPHAKWFLGGKLNVAHNCLDRHLGGPRAHQTALIWEGEPGDARTFTYSELHEEVSRFANALKGLGVGKGDRVTIYLPMIPEAAVAMLACARIGAIHSVVFGGFSPESLADRNNDAQAKVLITADGGWRRGAIVPLKANADVALESSPTVQNVVVVRRGGALSEQVDAAMQAGRDHWYHDLTASASSDCPAESMDAEDILFILYTSGTTGTPKGVVHTTGGYLTQVAATTKVVFDLQDDDVYWCTADVGWVTGHSYIVYGPLANGARVMMYEGSPDTPDWGRLWQICEKYGVTVFYTAPTAIRAFMKWGDHWPGKYDLSKLRLLGTVGEPINPEAWMWYHEVVGGKSCPIVDTWWQTETGAIMITPLPGVTQTKPGTATLPFPGIEATIKSEAGDEIPAGYLAITSPWPSMLRTIWGDDQRYQETYWSKWDGIYFPGDGAKRDDDGFFWILGRVDDVLNVAGHRIGTMEVESALVDHPAVAEAAVVGKSHDIKGQSIAAFVTLKHGYDGTDELLSEVRDHVGKKIGAIAKPEIVVFTADLPKTRSGKIMRRLLRDIAEGRTVGDTTTLADPAVVARLQEMHEEDEE, from the coding sequence ATGAGCAACGATTCTGGCGCGCTCGACGCTCTTCTCACCGAAGATCGCCGTTTCCCGCCCACGGAGGAGTTCGTTGCCCGCGCCGTGGTGCGAGACGGCGAGATCTACGAGCGGGCTGCGTCCGACCGTGAGGCGTACTGGGCGAGCTGGGCCGAGCAACTCGATTGGTTCGAGCCGTGGCACACGGTGCTCGAGTGGACGCCACCACATGCCAAGTGGTTCCTGGGGGGCAAGCTCAACGTCGCCCACAACTGCTTGGACAGGCACCTGGGCGGCCCCCGGGCGCATCAAACGGCGTTGATCTGGGAAGGCGAGCCAGGAGATGCGCGCACGTTCACGTACTCGGAGCTACACGAGGAGGTGAGCAGATTCGCGAACGCCTTGAAGGGGCTCGGCGTGGGCAAGGGGGATCGAGTCACGATCTACCTTCCGATGATTCCCGAGGCGGCAGTCGCAATGCTCGCGTGCGCACGCATTGGGGCGATCCACTCGGTCGTATTCGGTGGCTTCAGCCCCGAGTCCCTGGCTGACCGCAACAACGACGCCCAGGCCAAGGTGCTCATCACCGCCGACGGTGGCTGGCGGCGAGGCGCGATCGTACCGCTCAAGGCCAATGCGGACGTTGCGCTCGAGTCGTCGCCCACGGTCCAGAACGTGGTCGTGGTTCGGCGGGGCGGGGCGCTCAGCGAGCAGGTCGATGCGGCGATGCAGGCGGGTCGTGACCACTGGTATCATGACTTGACTGCTTCTGCCTCGAGCGATTGCCCGGCCGAGTCGATGGATGCTGAGGACATCCTCTTCATTCTCTACACCTCCGGCACGACCGGAACGCCGAAGGGGGTCGTGCACACGACCGGTGGATATCTGACCCAGGTGGCCGCCACGACCAAGGTCGTCTTCGACCTCCAGGATGACGACGTCTATTGGTGCACCGCAGACGTGGGCTGGGTCACGGGCCACAGCTACATCGTATACGGGCCACTCGCGAACGGAGCGCGCGTGATGATGTACGAGGGTTCTCCGGACACGCCGGACTGGGGTCGACTCTGGCAGATCTGTGAGAAGTATGGCGTCACGGTCTTCTATACCGCGCCGACCGCGATCCGCGCCTTCATGAAGTGGGGCGATCACTGGCCTGGGAAGTACGACCTTTCCAAGCTTCGGCTGCTCGGAACCGTCGGTGAGCCAATCAACCCCGAAGCGTGGATGTGGTACCACGAAGTCGTCGGGGGGAAGTCGTGTCCCATCGTCGACACGTGGTGGCAGACCGAGACCGGCGCGATCATGATCACGCCGCTACCTGGTGTGACGCAGACCAAGCCCGGGACCGCGACGCTCCCGTTTCCCGGAATCGAGGCGACGATCAAGTCAGAGGCCGGCGACGAGATTCCGGCGGGCTACCTCGCGATCACATCTCCGTGGCCGTCGATGCTGCGAACGATTTGGGGGGACGACCAGCGTTACCAAGAGACGTATTGGTCGAAGTGGGACGGGATCTACTTCCCCGGCGATGGCGCGAAACGGGATGACGACGGGTTTTTCTGGATTCTCGGGCGTGTGGACGATGTGCTCAACGTCGCGGGGCACCGGATTGGGACGATGGAGGTCGAGAGCGCGCTGGTCGATCACCCGGCTGTCGCTGAAGCGGCAGTGGTCGGCAAGAGTCACGACATCAAGGGCCAGTCGATCGCCGCGTTCGTGACGCTCAAGCATGGGTACGACGGCACCGACGAGCTACTCAGCGAGGTCCGCGACCACGTCGGCAAGAAGATCGGAGCGATCGCGAAGCCCGAAATCGTCGTCTTCACGGCGGATCTTCCGAAGACTCGGTCCGGCAAGATCATGCGTCGCCTCCTCCGCGACATCGCGGAGGGTCGAACGGTCGGGGACACGACGACGCTTGCCGATCCCGCCGTGGTGGCGCGTCTACAGGAGATGCACGAGGAGGACGAGGAGTAA
- a CDS encoding heavy metal translocating P-type ATPase codes for MGSYCDPYEDRYEERWRRSALSTLTCGVAWLGGFALASLGMSEASLTLLLLAYASGGWEASGRAFTALRKATLDVDVLMLLAAAGAGVVGHWFEGAALLFLFSLGNSLENYAFGRTRRSIRALMELRPDEASRVEDGQAHAVPLDSLVRGDIVRVQPGERIPVDGEVVDGRSHVDESTLTGEPIPVSKEVGSPVYAGSLNASGSLDVRMTSAADDTTLARVIRLVESARETRAPTQSWIEAVESRYAAGVIGASVVAVLLPWLLLGWTFDDAFYRAMTLLVVASPCALVISIPATIVAAVSNGARHGVLFKGGASLDALSDIRVVAFDKTGTLTVGRPELVGVAWLGAAHATVGPRSQGAGTDTASDEDQLLRLVAATESRSEHPLAGALVRAALERGLDVPEPESFQSTPGQGVEAVVEGTRVRVGRRSWVTAASDAPIPAGLLEAIAEDRSPGTTPVYVSLDGHVDAALEIADMARPGLQHALARLREQGVRHFAMLTGDDRRTAEAISSDLDIDEVYAELLPDGKTEVLERLREQHGPVAMVGDGVNDAPALAVADVGIALGAAGTDVALETADVVVMGDDLDQIGHAFQLSRRARRIVRQNLVFSVGVMVGLVALALAGQIGLTAGVIAHEGSTIIVVFNGLRLLADGSGG; via the coding sequence GTGGGTAGCTACTGCGATCCGTACGAAGACCGATACGAGGAACGCTGGCGTAGGAGCGCGCTGTCCACGCTCACGTGTGGCGTTGCCTGGCTCGGGGGCTTCGCCTTGGCATCCCTCGGCATGTCCGAGGCCTCGCTGACCCTCCTGCTCCTCGCATACGCCTCCGGCGGGTGGGAGGCCAGTGGACGGGCTTTCACTGCGCTCCGTAAAGCCACGCTCGACGTAGACGTGCTGATGCTGCTGGCAGCAGCTGGTGCGGGCGTCGTCGGCCACTGGTTTGAAGGCGCGGCCCTGCTCTTCTTGTTCTCCCTCGGGAACTCGCTGGAGAACTACGCGTTCGGCCGTACGAGGCGCTCAATCCGAGCGCTCATGGAGCTGCGGCCCGACGAGGCGAGCCGCGTCGAGGACGGGCAAGCGCATGCGGTCCCGCTCGACTCGCTGGTCCGTGGCGACATCGTACGCGTTCAGCCAGGCGAGCGTATCCCGGTCGATGGCGAAGTCGTGGACGGCCGGTCCCACGTGGACGAATCCACGCTGACGGGCGAACCCATACCGGTTTCCAAGGAGGTCGGGTCTCCGGTATACGCCGGCAGCCTCAACGCTTCGGGTTCCCTGGATGTGCGCATGACCAGCGCGGCGGACGATACCACTCTGGCACGTGTCATCCGGCTCGTGGAGAGCGCACGGGAGACACGTGCCCCGACGCAAAGCTGGATCGAGGCCGTCGAGAGCCGCTACGCGGCAGGCGTCATTGGCGCCTCCGTGGTGGCCGTGCTGCTGCCGTGGCTGCTACTCGGGTGGACGTTCGACGACGCCTTCTACCGTGCCATGACGCTACTTGTCGTGGCGTCCCCCTGTGCGCTGGTGATCTCGATTCCGGCCACGATCGTCGCGGCAGTGTCGAACGGAGCGCGACACGGCGTGCTCTTCAAGGGCGGAGCATCGCTCGATGCCCTCTCCGATATACGCGTGGTCGCGTTCGACAAGACCGGAACGCTCACGGTGGGCCGGCCTGAGTTGGTCGGCGTCGCCTGGCTGGGTGCCGCCCACGCGACTGTCGGTCCACGCTCACAGGGCGCAGGGACTGACACTGCATCCGACGAAGACCAACTGTTGAGATTGGTCGCCGCCACCGAGTCACGTTCTGAGCACCCGCTCGCCGGTGCGCTCGTACGCGCCGCGCTCGAGCGGGGCCTCGACGTGCCCGAGCCCGAGTCGTTCCAATCCACTCCGGGACAGGGGGTCGAGGCTGTGGTCGAGGGAACTCGCGTGCGAGTGGGGCGGCGTTCGTGGGTGACGGCCGCAAGCGACGCTCCCATTCCTGCGGGACTCCTGGAGGCGATCGCTGAGGACCGGTCCCCGGGCACGACGCCGGTGTACGTGAGCCTCGACGGACATGTCGACGCTGCGCTGGAGATTGCCGACATGGCCCGCCCCGGGCTTCAGCACGCGCTTGCGCGCCTCCGTGAGCAAGGTGTCCGGCACTTCGCGATGCTCACGGGGGACGACCGGCGCACCGCGGAAGCGATCTCTTCGGACCTCGACATCGATGAGGTCTACGCAGAGCTCCTCCCCGATGGAAAGACCGAGGTCCTGGAGAGGCTGAGAGAGCAGCATGGTCCGGTCGCCATGGTCGGGGACGGCGTGAACGACGCCCCGGCGCTCGCCGTTGCTGATGTCGGGATCGCGCTCGGTGCGGCTGGCACGGACGTCGCCCTGGAGACTGCCGACGTGGTGGTCATGGGAGACGACCTCGACCAGATCGGTCACGCCTTTCAGCTCAGTCGGAGGGCCCGCCGGATCGTGCGCCAAAACCTGGTTTTCTCCGTGGGAGTCATGGTAGGCCTGGTCGCGCTCGCGCTGGCCGGTCAAATAGGCCTCACCGCCGGAGTCATCGCACACGAAGGGAGCACGATCATCGTTGTCTTCAACGGTCTTAGATTGCTCGCCGACGGGAGCGGCGGATGA
- a CDS encoding transcriptional repressor yields MHDPSSELRLRRALEGSGHRFTEQRAAVYRYLADTDVHPTADDVHLAVRQDLIGISLATVYKSLETLVGCGLAVKLTYGDGPARYDGRTDPHHHARCLVCGRVVDIHGKIADSEIEGLQARTAGFTVTGFRLELSGYCATCVPEGGPDRVRA; encoded by the coding sequence ATGCACGATCCATCAAGCGAGCTACGTTTACGAAGAGCCCTCGAGGGCAGCGGTCACCGCTTCACGGAGCAACGGGCTGCTGTGTACCGGTATCTGGCCGATACGGATGTGCATCCCACCGCAGACGACGTGCATCTCGCGGTACGCCAGGACCTCATCGGAATCTCGCTCGCGACCGTGTACAAGAGTCTCGAAACCCTCGTCGGCTGCGGGCTGGCGGTCAAGCTCACGTACGGCGACGGCCCGGCCCGATACGACGGTCGAACCGACCCACATCATCACGCACGCTGTCTTGTCTGCGGGCGGGTCGTCGACATCCATGGCAAGATCGCCGACTCCGAAATCGAGGGTCTACAGGCGCGGACCGCGGGCTTCACGGTCACCGGGTTCCGTCTCGAGCTCTCCGGCTACTGCGCGACATGCGTGCCCGAGGGCGGGCCCGACCGCGTCCGTGCCTAG
- a CDS encoding acyltransferase — protein MSFLPLRPVPVADGADALYQEWLSWLGEELGRPDCDRNELVRTVLTDIYFPELALRDASTLTRTAQVTLAQMDPRNVTLEPEYYQEIDLEKYAPRKPLLWFWEMFDRSALGENIELGIHFRRMLAHHVFASCGKNFKAFTHVRVSFGYNLNVGDDVVIHRHVLLDDRGGIDIGNGSSVSDFANVYSHSHDIVDGRIVYMRKTVIGNAVRITYHATILAGTHVADDSMIGAGSMLTRSTEPHWVYVGVPAHKVKEKPGDERAQKAPPTLDPMADPE, from the coding sequence ATGTCCTTCCTTCCCCTGCGTCCCGTGCCGGTCGCCGACGGTGCCGACGCCCTTTATCAGGAGTGGCTGAGCTGGCTTGGCGAAGAGCTCGGGCGTCCCGATTGCGACCGGAACGAGCTCGTTCGCACGGTCCTGACGGACATCTACTTCCCCGAGCTGGCGCTTCGGGATGCGTCGACCCTGACCCGTACCGCCCAGGTCACGCTCGCGCAGATGGATCCGAGGAATGTCACGTTGGAGCCCGAGTACTATCAGGAGATCGACCTCGAGAAATACGCCCCGAGGAAGCCCCTGCTGTGGTTCTGGGAGATGTTCGATCGCAGCGCGTTGGGCGAGAACATCGAACTGGGGATCCACTTTCGGCGCATGCTCGCGCACCACGTGTTCGCGAGTTGCGGGAAGAACTTCAAGGCATTTACCCACGTCCGCGTGTCGTTCGGCTACAATCTCAACGTGGGAGACGACGTGGTGATCCACCGCCACGTCCTTCTCGACGATCGGGGCGGCATCGACATCGGAAACGGCTCTTCGGTGTCGGACTTCGCCAATGTGTACTCCCACTCCCACGATATCGTGGACGGCCGCATCGTCTATATGCGCAAGACGGTCATCGGCAACGCGGTGCGCATCACGTACCACGCGACGATTCTCGCGGGCACCCACGTCGCCGACGACTCGATGATCGGCGCAGGGTCCATGCTTACGCGCAGCACCGAGCCGCACTGGGTCTACGTCGGCGTGCCGGCCCACAAGGTGAAGGAGAAGCCCGGTGACGAGCGCGCGCAGAAAGCGCCGCCCACGCTCGACCCGATGGCTGACCCGGAATAG
- a CDS encoding PIN domain nuclease, protein MTARYMVDKSALERMPLGPVRERLGPIIDAGAAATCSIIDLEVLFSARSHEDYRTIRERRRLAYAQIPLTQDIFERTVTVQAKLAETGQHRLPIPDLIIAACAEANELTVLHYDADFDRIAAVTGQPVEWVVPRGSV, encoded by the coding sequence ATGACTGCCCGCTACATGGTGGACAAGAGCGCCCTCGAGCGCATGCCGCTCGGGCCGGTTCGCGAGCGCCTGGGTCCCATCATCGACGCGGGAGCAGCCGCCACCTGCTCGATCATCGATCTGGAAGTGCTCTTCAGCGCGCGAAGCCACGAGGACTATCGCACGATCCGAGAACGGCGACGGCTCGCCTATGCTCAGATCCCGCTGACCCAGGACATCTTCGAGCGCACGGTCACGGTTCAGGCGAAGCTCGCCGAGACGGGCCAGCATCGGCTGCCAATCCCCGATCTCATCATCGCCGCATGCGCCGAGGCGAACGAGCTCACGGTGCTCCACTACGATGCCGACTTCGACCGCATAGCAGCCGTCACTGGCCAGCCCGTCGAATGGGTCGTACCTCGGGGAAGTGTCTGA
- a CDS encoding DUF2281 domain-containing protein, with product MHDVLRQRLMRTIESLPDEQIYQVLDYIEFLEAKYAEAEAVEASGLQKFAEGLEDKLRKKAVSPNTIREAFQLISAADRVLSGVSSAGRRVLAELNQVLDSTPEDDDGAEQIEADPDKARQSVGKGAEEASTSTSDG from the coding sequence ATGCACGACGTTCTTCGCCAGCGCCTCATGCGCACGATCGAATCTCTCCCGGACGAGCAGATCTATCAGGTCCTCGACTACATCGAGTTCCTGGAGGCCAAGTACGCCGAGGCCGAGGCCGTGGAGGCTTCAGGTCTCCAGAAGTTCGCCGAGGGGCTCGAGGACAAGCTCAGGAAAAAGGCAGTCAGCCCGAACACGATACGCGAGGCGTTCCAATTGATCTCGGCCGCCGACCGCGTACTGTCCGGAGTCTCATCGGCCGGCAGGAGAGTGCTCGCCGAGCTCAATCAGGTTCTCGACTCGACGCCTGAGGACGACGACGGGGCTGAGCAGATCGAAGCCGATCCCGACAAGGCTCGTCAGAGCGTCGGGAAGGGTGCCGAAGAAGCTTCCACGTCTACGAGCGATGGCTGA